From the Thermococcus sp. M39 genome, one window contains:
- a CDS encoding DUF438 domain-containing protein yields the protein MTEILKNREYKKEKMKELLKKIHKGEDVEKLKEEFKELLRSISPLEIPLIEQELVKEGISAREIAKMCDIHVELFREAVSGAEKEELSDIPPGHPLHTLYEENKEIMKDAEMLNLYASTLANTKDEKMRKEILGVLKGIANQLRAVGFTHYNREEMLLFPYLERRGITAVPTVLWTKHDEIRAMVKQLIEILNKENKMDWEDFVKKVKEKASELSRALVDMVFRENNILYPTLKALLSEGEWVAIRQQEDVIGYYKVKPGNEWRPKAKPLHPYEIDTTLTAEQILSLPKEVQMALRGQKLEGDKTKVKREGDLELDVGYLSPKEIDAIFKHLPVDITFIDKDDRVRFFSGGDRIFTRTPSIIGRPVQLCHPPKSVHIVNKILNAFKEGRKDVAEFWIQMGGRFIHIRYFAVREENGEYLGTLEVVQDVTEIRKLEGEKRLLDWRD from the coding sequence ATGACTGAAATCTTGAAAAATCGTGAGTATAAGAAAGAGAAAATGAAAGAGCTTTTGAAGAAAATCCACAAAGGAGAAGACGTTGAAAAGCTTAAAGAGGAGTTTAAAGAGCTGTTAAGAAGTATCTCTCCGTTAGAAATACCCCTCATTGAACAAGAGCTTGTTAAAGAGGGTATTTCTGCTAGAGAAATCGCAAAGATGTGCGACATCCACGTTGAGCTTTTCAGAGAAGCAGTTTCTGGAGCTGAGAAAGAAGAGCTGAGTGATATTCCTCCGGGTCATCCTCTCCACACACTTTATGAAGAGAACAAAGAGATTATGAAAGATGCAGAGATGCTCAATCTTTACGCTTCAACTTTAGCCAACACAAAGGATGAAAAGATGAGAAAGGAAATCCTTGGGGTTCTTAAAGGGATAGCCAACCAGCTCAGGGCTGTTGGATTCACTCACTACAACAGGGAGGAGATGCTGCTCTTCCCTTACCTTGAGAGGAGGGGTATTACAGCCGTCCCAACAGTCCTTTGGACAAAGCATGATGAAATAAGAGCGATGGTAAAGCAGCTAATCGAGATATTAAATAAAGAAAATAAAATGGATTGGGAAGACTTCGTGAAGAAGGTCAAAGAAAAAGCTTCAGAACTTTCAAGAGCTCTAGTTGACATGGTATTCAGGGAGAACAACATACTCTATCCAACACTAAAAGCTCTGCTTTCTGAGGGAGAATGGGTCGCTATAAGACAGCAGGAAGATGTTATAGGATACTACAAAGTTAAGCCTGGAAATGAATGGAGGCCAAAAGCTAAGCCCCTTCACCCCTACGAAATTGACACAACTCTAACAGCAGAACAAATCCTAAGTTTGCCAAAGGAAGTCCAGATGGCACTTAGGGGACAGAAGCTTGAGGGAGATAAGACAAAAGTAAAGAGGGAAGGTGATCTAGAGCTTGATGTCGGATATCTCTCGCCAAAAGAAATAGACGCAATATTCAAACACCTTCCCGTTGATATAACGTTCATAGATAAAGACGACAGAGTACGGTTTTTCTCTGGTGGAGACAGAATATTTACGAGGACCCCCTCGATAATCGGAAGACCTGTGCAGCTCTGTCATCCGCCAAAGAGCGTTCATATAGTTAACAAAATTCTCAATGCATTTAAAGAAGGCAGAAAAGATGTTGCGGAATTCTGGATTCAAATGGGCGGAAGGTTCATACACATCCGCTACTTTGCTGTGAGAGAAGAGAACGGTGAGTACTTGGGAACTCTTGAAGTTGTTCAAGATGTTACTGAAATTAGAAAGCTTGAAGGAGAAAAGAGGTTATTAGATTGGAGGGATTGA
- a CDS encoding cupin domain-containing protein, which yields MIVVKVEEAERIENPHGVDVRKLISMDNAQIFHITLKPGEELKRHTTPVDAFLYIIKGKGVVEVGEEKEEVKKATLVYLPKEVPHRVVNTGSLEMKFLVIKVE from the coding sequence ATGATTGTTGTAAAAGTTGAAGAAGCTGAAAGAATTGAGAACCCTCATGGAGTAGACGTTAGAAAGCTGATTAGTATGGACAATGCCCAGATATTCCATATAACACTAAAGCCTGGAGAAGAACTTAAGAGGCACACAACACCGGTGGATGCATTCCTATACATAATAAAAGGAAAGGGCGTCGTGGAAGTAGGTGAAGAAAAAGAAGAGGTAAAGAAAGCTACCCTTGTTTACCTTCCTAAGGAAGTTCCCCATAGAGTTGTAAACACAGGCAGCTTAGAGATGAAGTTTTTGGTAATTAAGGTGGAGTGA
- a CDS encoding Xaa-Pro peptidase family protein, with the protein MKGNEKIFKKRVERFQELLREKEIDGAVIRTLSTFIYFTGTKWLRPSLLIPAEGEPLVIVAKGEKELFMQRSWIENVEEFQKTEDLMAIVTMWIRKNGYNTIGMEFSIERDAYILFYEIFKRLNPGVEIEDVRPLTMQLRMIKDEWELENIRKAGKIAVKGMKVAVETIRPGKSELEIAAEIVRELMLSGSEDPKVYVSATPRAHAEPFRDVKVERGKFVTIVIGADYNSYYANMTRSFFIGKPNEKAKIAIEAMERVHQIALEKTRPGVTFAQVEREIAAVYREKGLQEYYITGYAHGVGLLIEEDPITTIVIPHRAMKAQEGMVLAMVHAPLMIPEGAVKKEDTIILGRGLENVTPFDAPLFL; encoded by the coding sequence ATGAAAGGGAATGAAAAAATATTCAAAAAGAGAGTAGAAAGATTTCAAGAGCTCCTAAGAGAGAAGGAAATAGATGGTGCTGTTATAAGGACACTCTCGACTTTTATTTATTTCACTGGGACTAAATGGCTCAGGCCTTCGCTCCTTATTCCAGCAGAAGGCGAGCCGCTAGTTATTGTAGCTAAAGGTGAAAAAGAGCTCTTCATGCAGAGGAGCTGGATTGAAAATGTGGAAGAGTTTCAAAAGACGGAAGATTTGATGGCAATTGTGACGATGTGGATTAGGAAAAACGGCTACAACACTATCGGTATGGAATTCTCTATCGAGAGAGATGCATACATTCTGTTTTATGAAATTTTCAAGCGACTTAATCCCGGCGTGGAAATCGAAGATGTCAGACCCCTTACGATGCAACTAAGAATGATAAAAGACGAGTGGGAGCTTGAAAATATACGAAAGGCTGGAAAAATTGCAGTTAAAGGTATGAAAGTGGCGGTAGAAACCATAAGGCCAGGAAAAAGTGAGCTTGAGATAGCAGCTGAAATCGTTAGAGAGCTCATGCTCAGCGGAAGCGAAGACCCAAAAGTGTATGTCTCCGCAACTCCAAGAGCGCACGCTGAGCCTTTTAGAGATGTCAAAGTTGAGAGGGGCAAGTTTGTGACCATAGTAATCGGTGCTGACTACAACAGCTATTATGCAAACATGACGAGAAGCTTTTTCATTGGCAAGCCCAATGAGAAAGCCAAAATCGCTATTGAAGCCATGGAGAGAGTTCATCAAATAGCTCTGGAGAAGACCCGGCCGGGAGTTACTTTCGCTCAGGTAGAGAGAGAAATAGCCGCCGTTTACAGGGAGAAGGGACTTCAAGAGTACTACATAACGGGCTATGCCCACGGAGTTGGACTTTTAATTGAAGAAGACCCGATAACGACGATAGTGATTCCCCATAGAGCCATGAAGGCTCAAGAAGGAATGGTTCTGGCAATGGTACACGCACCTCTCATGATTCCTGAGGGTGCCGTGAAGAAAGAAGACACTATAATACTCGGCAGAGGACTTGAGAACGTCACACCCTTTGATGCCCCATTGTTCCTCTGA
- a CDS encoding FTR1 family protein has translation MNVGAFLITFREALEAAIIVAIIIAYLKRTKREEQIKSVWAGLGLSILVSFAFGVTILKIYGGLEEKELFEGLASYLAVIVLTSMIYWMATKGANIKEEIESKVSQAINPLALTAFTFIVVFREGLETVLFLTPFATQDLGGTLLGLILGLAGALSLAYLIYGIGMKINLRTFFYYSSILLIFVAAGLLGYGTHELIEFAEEEGISLGWFAQTAYDLGIPKDSIWYHKGAVGSIFAVLFGYSTKMEWGRLILQFGYMVFALHLMMRAYKKESQISLQRQRGALREGA, from the coding sequence ATGAACGTTGGAGCCTTCCTAATAACCTTTAGGGAAGCACTTGAAGCTGCCATAATCGTGGCAATTATCATAGCATACCTAAAGAGGACAAAAAGGGAGGAGCAGATTAAAAGCGTGTGGGCTGGATTGGGACTCTCAATATTGGTGAGCTTCGCCTTTGGAGTTACGATTCTTAAAATCTATGGGGGATTGGAGGAGAAGGAACTCTTTGAGGGGTTAGCATCATATTTAGCCGTCATTGTGCTCACAAGCATGATATACTGGATGGCGACTAAAGGTGCAAACATAAAGGAGGAGATAGAAAGCAAGGTGTCTCAAGCAATAAATCCTTTGGCTTTGACAGCTTTCACATTCATAGTAGTCTTTAGGGAAGGCCTAGAGACTGTGCTGTTTTTGACACCATTTGCAACCCAAGATTTAGGTGGCACCCTCTTGGGATTGATTTTAGGATTAGCTGGAGCTCTAAGCTTAGCTTACCTCATCTACGGCATCGGAATGAAAATAAACCTCAGGACTTTCTTTTACTACAGCTCCATTCTGCTGATATTCGTTGCCGCTGGGCTTTTGGGGTATGGAACACATGAGCTGATTGAATTTGCCGAGGAAGAAGGAATTAGCCTGGGCTGGTTTGCTCAGACAGCTTATGACTTAGGAATTCCCAAGGATAGCATTTGGTACCACAAAGGGGCTGTAGGCTCAATATTCGCAGTGCTCTTTGGATACTCAACAAAAATGGAGTGGGGAAGGTTAATTTTGCAGTTTGGTTATATGGTGTTTGCTCTCCACCTTATGATGAGAGCATATAAAAAAGAATCCCAGATCAGTCTGCAAAGGCAACGTGGAGCGCTAAGAGAAGGCGCATGA
- the nuoI gene encoding NADH-quinone oxidoreductase subunit NuoI: protein MEEIDFKVAPESKIKKKPSYIKPWLGLKYLFKKPVTIKIPYEKTQIAEKYRGFHSLDWKKCIGCNFCGQICPARAIEMTWIEVDGKVEKRPHPKIDYGRCTFCQFCVDVCPTGALGFVSNYMLTTEWKDEELELFDWVPIHPDKIKEINEKFPDYRFPVAKIEFNKETKEVTYYLRDGDVFKFKILGYGLRPPAAAKPKPAAPKTGEAKKEQKSEEKKE, encoded by the coding sequence ATGGAGGAGATTGATTTTAAGGTTGCACCCGAGAGCAAAATCAAGAAAAAACCCTCATACATTAAGCCTTGGCTTGGGTTAAAGTACCTCTTCAAAAAGCCCGTAACAATCAAAATACCCTACGAAAAAACTCAAATCGCTGAGAAATACAGGGGATTCCATTCACTCGACTGGAAAAAGTGCATTGGCTGTAACTTCTGCGGCCAGATATGTCCGGCGAGAGCAATTGAGATGACGTGGATTGAAGTTGACGGCAAAGTCGAGAAGAGACCGCATCCGAAGATTGACTATGGCAGATGTACCTTCTGCCAGTTCTGTGTGGATGTGTGTCCAACTGGTGCTTTGGGGTTCGTTTCAAACTACATGCTCACAACTGAGTGGAAAGATGAGGAGCTTGAGCTCTTTGACTGGGTTCCAATTCATCCAGACAAAATCAAGGAAATCAATGAGAAATTCCCAGATTACAGATTCCCCGTTGCAAAGATTGAGTTCAACAAGGAGACAAAAGAGGTAACATACTACCTTAGGGATGGTGATGTCTTCAAGTTTAAGATCCTCGGCTATGGACTTAGACCACCAGCTGCTGCTAAGCCCAAACCAGCAGCTCCAAAAACAGGAGAAGCAAAGAAAGAGCAGAAGTCTGAAGAGAAAAAAGAATAA
- a CDS encoding NADH-quinone oxidoreductase subunit D, with the protein MVSQSELIKEARENGMELLPLDKDTYELFFGPQHMATENFSIILKMDGHRVVKAIANPGFLHRGFEKLAELRPWYTNIALLLRICVPEPDVPEAIYSMAVDELMGWEVPERAQWIRTTVLEMARVSAYLFWIMGLSFKLGVYTAGQWAAAYRERLMALFEELTGARVYHIYTIPGGVRRDIPGDKWLRQLKDTVEYIKSKLPDFDHLVFENYITFKRMEGIGVMDKKFALAEGVTGPNLRATGVPYDVRRMDPYLLYPELDFEVPVLKEGDALARALIRRYELEQDLYILEQLLEMGPPSGPYKVQDPRLKNLPRFKVPAGDAFAHVESTKGDFGAYVVSDGGNKPYRVQIRGPSIAHGIRVLEQLLVGARIADVPVILMSLDNCPPDIDR; encoded by the coding sequence ATGGTTTCACAAAGCGAACTTATTAAAGAAGCGAGAGAAAATGGCATGGAGCTTTTACCCCTCGACAAAGATACTTATGAGTTGTTCTTCGGTCCGCAGCACATGGCTACTGAAAACTTCAGCATAATCCTAAAAATGGACGGTCATAGGGTTGTTAAAGCCATAGCAAATCCTGGATTTTTGCACAGAGGATTTGAAAAGTTAGCTGAACTTAGACCTTGGTACACAAACATTGCTTTGCTCTTGAGAATTTGTGTCCCAGAACCAGATGTTCCAGAGGCAATTTACTCAATGGCTGTTGATGAATTGATGGGCTGGGAGGTTCCAGAGAGAGCACAGTGGATTAGAACGACAGTCTTGGAGATGGCAAGGGTTTCTGCATACTTATTCTGGATAATGGGTCTCAGCTTCAAGCTTGGTGTTTACACAGCTGGTCAGTGGGCTGCAGCTTACAGAGAAAGGCTCATGGCGCTCTTTGAGGAGTTAACTGGGGCGAGAGTTTATCACATTTACACAATTCCTGGTGGGGTTAGAAGAGACATTCCTGGAGATAAGTGGCTCCGCCAGCTGAAGGATACGGTTGAATACATAAAGAGCAAACTCCCTGACTTCGATCACCTCGTTTTCGAGAACTATATAACATTCAAGAGAATGGAAGGAATTGGTGTCATGGATAAGAAGTTTGCGCTGGCTGAGGGAGTGACTGGGCCAAACTTAAGGGCAACGGGCGTTCCATATGACGTGAGGAGAATGGATCCCTATCTGCTTTACCCAGAGCTTGACTTTGAGGTTCCAGTGTTAAAAGAAGGGGATGCACTGGCAAGGGCATTAATTAGAAGATACGAGCTTGAGCAGGACTTATACATACTGGAGCAGCTCCTTGAAATGGGACCACCAAGCGGGCCTTACAAAGTCCAAGATCCAAGGCTGAAGAACTTACCGAGATTCAAGGTTCCAGCTGGAGATGCATTTGCCCATGTTGAAAGTACGAAAGGAGACTTTGGTGCCTATGTAGTCAGCGATGGTGGGAACAAGCCTTATAGGGTGCAGATAAGAGGGCCAAGCATCGCACACGGTATCAGAGTCCTTGAGCAGCTGTTAGTTGGAGCAAGGATAGCTGATGTTCCAGTCATATTAATGAGTCTTGATAACTGCCCGCCCGACATTGACAGGTGA
- a CDS encoding NADH-quinone oxidoreductase subunit C — MTEVKWEREQALVQKILEKAPYAEGRVRRERRIEFKVPADRIRDFLMTLKENNFELMLQITVVDWLKEGEYELVYQMWSITHRTHAMVKTRIPRELDKARMPTVKDIYPVAETYERDAHDFYGVYFEGNEKMGMPWILDDAEQGLFPHRKDFDMLAYVKKKYKILDRFDENKDNYVI; from the coding sequence ATGACAGAGGTCAAGTGGGAGAGAGAGCAAGCCCTTGTTCAGAAGATATTGGAAAAAGCTCCTTATGCTGAGGGAAGAGTCAGAAGAGAGAGGAGAATTGAGTTCAAAGTACCAGCAGATAGGATAAGAGACTTCTTAATGACCCTCAAAGAAAATAACTTTGAGCTCATGCTGCAGATAACGGTGGTTGACTGGCTAAAAGAGGGGGAATACGAACTGGTTTACCAGATGTGGAGCATAACTCACAGAACTCATGCAATGGTTAAGACAAGGATTCCAAGGGAGTTAGACAAGGCAAGGATGCCAACAGTCAAGGATATTTACCCAGTTGCAGAAACCTATGAGAGAGACGCTCATGACTTCTATGGAGTTTACTTTGAGGGTAATGAGAAGATGGGGATGCCTTGGATTCTTGATGATGCAGAGCAAGGACTGTTCCCACACAGAAAGGACTTTGACATGCTTGCCTATGTGAAAAAGAAGTACAAGATTTTGGACAGATTTGATGAGAACAAAGACAATTACGTGATTTGA
- a CDS encoding NADH-quinone oxidoreductase subunit B family protein produces the protein MVDWRLFEPLFEFARKKSLWIVSFCTGCGGIEMPPLMTSRYDLERFGMMPNPAPRMADLFLITGYVTPKTLKRIIITYEMQPDPKYVLAHGSCPLNGGIYWDAYNAIKHLDRYIPVDVVIAGCMPRPEAVMDGIKKLMEMIENGTADGWKRYKENYEWYKKNQDELFGEGWREREARRWIPWLMDKKKKEE, from the coding sequence ATGGTGGATTGGCGTTTATTTGAACCCCTCTTTGAATTTGCGAGAAAGAAGAGCCTTTGGATTGTATCATTCTGTACAGGGTGTGGCGGTATAGAGATGCCGCCTCTCATGACATCAAGATACGACCTAGAAAGATTCGGTATGATGCCAAATCCAGCTCCAAGAATGGCTGATCTGTTCCTAATTACCGGTTATGTAACCCCAAAGACCCTCAAGAGAATCATCATAACCTACGAGATGCAGCCCGATCCGAAGTATGTGTTAGCCCATGGCTCATGTCCGCTCAACGGTGGAATCTACTGGGATGCATACAATGCAATCAAGCACCTTGATAGATACATTCCCGTTGATGTTGTCATAGCTGGATGCATGCCGAGACCAGAGGCGGTGATGGATGGGATTAAGAAACTCATGGAAATGATTGAGAATGGAACCGCTGATGGCTGGAAGAGATACAAGGAGAACTATGAGTGGTACAAGAAGAACCAAGATGAGCTGTTTGGAGAAGGATGGCGTGAGAGAGAAGCAAGGAGGTGGATTCCATGGCTAATGGACAAGAAGAAAAAGGAGGAGTGA
- a CDS encoding respiratory chain complex I subunit 1 family protein yields the protein MLMIAVKAFLILLYATFMGFMFMGIIRIVTARIHRRVGPPIYQPILDTIKLLSKKSNITHGLIYDFGVIYALGATILALMFIPLGGVSILRAYGDLILITFLLEIPMLGIMFAAMSSGNPWAGLGAQRALLTLLAIQVPLGFAIVALAEFYGTFSTYQIVMAQQTMGWSITHLPLLLAAIAYDLVLQAMFGKEPFDIMIAPGEISLGPMVEFGGKHMGILQIQHAIALFAETLFFANIFLGGAVVTAFASPILNTIASLAILLVKQLAVLMIAIFIGAIFPRFTIDQAARFYWKWPTIIAAAGAILAAL from the coding sequence ATGTTGATGATAGCAGTTAAAGCTTTCTTAATTTTACTTTATGCGACATTCATGGGCTTCATGTTCATGGGGATAATCAGGATTGTAACTGCAAGGATTCACAGAAGGGTTGGACCACCGATTTACCAGCCTATCCTTGATACGATTAAGCTGCTTTCAAAGAAGAGCAACATAACCCACGGACTCATCTACGACTTTGGAGTAATCTACGCTTTGGGAGCAACAATCTTGGCATTGATGTTCATACCTCTCGGTGGAGTCAGCATACTCAGAGCATATGGGGACCTAATCCTCATCACTTTCCTCCTCGAAATCCCAATGCTCGGTATAATGTTTGCCGCAATGAGCTCTGGAAACCCATGGGCGGGTTTAGGTGCCCAGAGAGCTTTACTTACGTTGCTGGCTATTCAAGTGCCATTAGGATTTGCAATAGTTGCTCTGGCAGAATTTTACGGAACATTCAGCACCTATCAAATAGTCATGGCTCAGCAGACAATGGGGTGGAGCATAACACATCTGCCTTTACTCTTAGCGGCAATAGCTTACGATCTCGTTTTGCAAGCAATGTTCGGTAAGGAGCCATTCGACATCATGATTGCTCCAGGTGAAATCTCCTTGGGTCCAATGGTTGAGTTCGGCGGCAAGCACATGGGAATCCTTCAGATACAGCATGCTATAGCACTCTTTGCTGAGACATTGTTCTTTGCAAACATATTCCTTGGAGGCGCTGTTGTTACAGCATTTGCAAGCCCAATCCTCAACACGATAGCAAGCTTAGCTATACTCCTAGTCAAGCAGCTTGCAGTACTTATGATTGCAATATTCATTGGAGCAATATTCCCAAGATTCACAATCGACCAAGCTGCAAGATTCTACTGGAAGTGGCCAACTATAATAGCAGCTGCAGGTGCGATATTAGCAGCTCTGTGA
- a CDS encoding proton-conducting transporter membrane subunit: protein MINELMIIIFAPLLAGVLAWLIDVKGIREAIGVIGAAIPLAYLIQAYQTLSTQPSIQYSIALAGFKFEFLLYQINWIFAMIAGVVGFAAVLGMVSTAKDSYEWLFALMSLTGVLGVFLADDLAGFFIFWEVMTFASFMMVLKYNRKASLKYFLLSVFGAYAMLIAIGIIYAKVGALDFATIQQVLYQDAMRGAFGTDTFFSRNEMILVFGLFLIAFGVKAGMFPLHVWAPDAYSETNQSYTAMFSGVLSKAGVYGMLIIYILLGTRLMYEFGKIGAAPKFGYIIALLGGLTIIVGGLLAALQEDIRKLFAYSSISQIGYILVGIGVGTALSIEAAIYHAISHALFKGLFFLIVATIIYRTGKTEFKDMGGLAEKMPITFAMAFVAILSLAGIPPLVGFASKWLLFEAVIHENMPILGGMIFFGSAIGFVYLIRFTYAVWFGQRPTDLDDTKDAPLPLAIAMGILALLNVVFGIAPGLVAKELNKIFGQEVIGGTIWELNLGFGRYNGLLLTIWLVVGLVIAAIIYFLGAKVRKVPVTDTYQAGNPVTMEYNLTIRRNFFLPLKEALAFWLRISFDKLYQDIGSWIEDLAETMRHYIYNGSVQAYAWYLAIVLLILALWGV from the coding sequence ATGATTAACGAGCTCATGATAATAATTTTCGCACCATTGTTGGCTGGAGTGTTAGCATGGCTGATTGACGTCAAGGGTATTAGAGAGGCCATAGGAGTAATTGGTGCTGCAATTCCTTTAGCTTATCTTATTCAGGCTTATCAAACTCTCAGCACACAGCCGAGTATTCAGTATTCAATAGCCCTTGCAGGCTTTAAGTTCGAGTTCCTCCTCTATCAAATCAACTGGATATTTGCAATGATTGCTGGGGTTGTAGGCTTTGCAGCAGTGCTGGGAATGGTATCAACAGCGAAGGATAGCTACGAGTGGCTATTTGCTTTGATGAGCTTAACCGGAGTACTTGGAGTATTCCTAGCAGATGACCTTGCAGGATTCTTCATCTTCTGGGAAGTGATGACATTTGCCTCATTTATGATGGTGCTCAAATACAACAGAAAAGCATCTCTCAAATACTTCTTGCTCAGCGTCTTTGGAGCTTACGCAATGCTCATAGCAATAGGCATTATCTATGCAAAGGTTGGTGCTCTAGACTTCGCGACAATTCAGCAGGTGCTTTATCAGGATGCCATGAGAGGGGCCTTTGGAACTGATACATTCTTCAGCAGAAATGAAATGATATTGGTCTTCGGACTGTTCCTAATAGCATTCGGTGTCAAAGCTGGAATGTTCCCACTCCACGTGTGGGCACCAGATGCATACAGCGAAACCAACCAGAGCTATACGGCAATGTTCAGCGGTGTTTTGAGCAAAGCAGGAGTTTACGGTATGCTGATAATCTACATCCTTCTGGGCACTAGACTCATGTACGAGTTCGGAAAAATTGGCGCAGCTCCAAAGTTCGGCTACATAATTGCTCTCCTCGGAGGTCTCACCATAATAGTTGGCGGTCTCTTAGCTGCTCTGCAAGAGGACATTAGAAAGCTCTTTGCCTATTCAAGTATAAGCCAAATAGGCTACATTCTCGTTGGTATAGGTGTCGGAACAGCATTAAGCATTGAAGCTGCAATTTACCACGCAATAAGCCATGCACTCTTTAAGGGGCTATTTTTCCTCATAGTGGCAACAATAATCTACCGCACAGGGAAGACAGAGTTTAAAGATATGGGCGGCTTAGCTGAAAAGATGCCAATAACCTTTGCAATGGCCTTCGTTGCAATCCTCAGCTTAGCTGGAATACCTCCGCTAGTGGGATTTGCAAGCAAGTGGCTGCTCTTTGAAGCAGTAATTCACGAAAACATGCCAATCCTTGGCGGCATGATCTTCTTTGGTAGTGCAATAGGTTTCGTTTACCTCATCAGGTTCACTTATGCAGTGTGGTTCGGTCAAAGACCTACAGACTTAGATGACACGAAGGATGCCCCGCTTCCGCTTGCAATAGCTATGGGAATATTGGCACTGCTCAACGTTGTCTTTGGAATTGCACCGGGATTAGTTGCCAAGGAGCTCAATAAAATATTCGGTCAAGAAGTAATTGGCGGAACAATATGGGAGCTTAACTTAGGCTTCGGAAGGTACAACGGTCTGCTTCTTACTATATGGCTCGTGGTTGGTCTAGTGATTGCCGCAATAATTTACTTCCTCGGGGCAAAGGTCAGAAAGGTTCCAGTTACCGATACATATCAGGCAGGTAATCCAGTGACAATGGAGTACAACTTAACAATCAGGAGGAACTTCTTCCTTCCGCTTAAAGAGGCATTAGCTTTCTGGCTCAGGATAAGCTTTGACAAACTCTACCAAGACATTGGAAGCTGGATTGAGGACTTGGCAGAAACCATGAGGCACTACATATACAATGGAAGTGTTCAAGCCTATGCTTGGTATCTTGCGATAGTCCTGTTAATCCTCGCACTTTGGGGGGTGTGA